The following is a genomic window from Neofelis nebulosa isolate mNeoNeb1 chromosome 12, mNeoNeb1.pri, whole genome shotgun sequence.
GTAGAATTAAGGccttaaaataagcaaaactatTCCTTTAGTAGTTGAAAAATCTTATTATATGGTTAagtatgaattttattattttagtaatgtaaaatgcaaagatgtttaattaaaaaatattgctcTTTAATAGGCTTATATGAAATTCTACAACATCAGATAGATGAAGTAGAATAAAGATGGCATCCAGATATCAGGTGATTTGTAATGAAGCTCAGGAGTCACAAAAGGTATATCAAGAACACATTTGgtcaaaagaataaagaagtaatAAAAGTCAAACAAATATGCCATAATAAGTAGGGTAATTGGAAAGCTGGACAAGAAAAACATTTGTATACATGGGAAGAAAGTATTAGAAGAATTTTTGTCCAGGGTGATATGTATATCAAAAGTCATAGATCCCTGGAGAATAGGGTCAGAAGGACATAGTATACTACAAACATCAGGAAGAGTCAGTTATTGAAATTGTGATGATAATCCTGTGTCCTATCTAGGCTCTAGTAGATTAGAGGATTTCTGAATTCACTGTGGTACTTGGATCCCATGGTACTTGGATGTCCTAAAATAAGTTGTGtctcagtgctttaaaaaaaaaacgttttaatTTGTTGGATATTCCtaatgatttcaattatatgtctgaactaaaatttatttcatttcctaatATAAGAATGCTTTGCTTAAACTTAACTAAGTCTATAAAAAATCAGCAGTTTACAAACAATTAGAGGCAAAACTATTTACTTTACAAAtactggatttatttttcttaatgttttgacTGTCTTtgtcatttcatatatttatattatctgCCTACCTATGTAGGTAGGTATCTGAAGTTTTGGGCATCTTCAAACAAATTTGGTGTTTTATTCCAGTTGTGAAATGGTCAGTCCAAATAGATTTGGTTGTCTTTTCACCAATAGCTTTAGTGTTTGAACTCATTGTTTGGAACCAGGGAAAATTTTGTCTTTATGTAGCTCTTTAAAATGGATCCCTGTCTAAAATGAGACTTGGATTAAGGCCCTTGCTTCTCCCCAGAGGTTTCAGCTCTAATATGAAGTTCTTTCTGTACtgaaagtagaaaaaattaaagttcaggTTGTACCTCTTCTGAGGTCTCTTTAGCAATACCCTATTGAATATGTAATgatacagaaggaaataaaatgcagaaatgaaagaccataaaaaagtatttacacataatgagaaaaacattccataGCATACTAAGTACCCTCCATTTCCCTTGAATGTTACCTCTTTATTTCTCGATCATTTCTCCAGTGGTAGCTATTTGAGTTATCCAACACAAGATCCACAGCTTTCCATAACATTAAGTTTAAGAGAGTTTAAATATGATATTCTCTGTACTAAAATACTCAGTTTGATCCTCTACCTTAATTAGAGCAAGGTGGTTATCCTTTACTCCTATAAACACTCCAGGGTCATTCTTACATTCAAATGAAACACATTTGGAAGACTTCCTATGAAGGCGGAAGAAGGCCTGGTCTGGCAatggtttttcacatttttgtagctgaggaaacaagaaagaaagcaatcaGTACGTGAGTGGGAAATCCATAGTCAACCTCACCTCCCTGTGTTagaaactaaagagaaataattataacTTGGTATTTCTAGCAAGGCTACTTACTAAGTAGGGGATGGGAATGGGGTAGGAAGAAGCTAGTAGAGGGCTGAAGTGGGgtggatttaatttaatttactgatGGTCTACATACTTTGAGATGCTTTGTAGCTTAGAATGACTGGATTTGGATACAGCAGCTCAGGATTTGTGCCCCACTTTTGCCATGTACTATCTCTGAGTCCTGTGCACATTGCTTTACTTCTCAAGCCTCAATTTTTTAGCCTAATCTGTTTTCTACATGTGAGTGATATGAATGATTATTATTTCAGGCCAGTAAGTGTTGGGAATGGTTTGTTATACAGTAATATCTGACAAAAACAATAATTCCATCATAGAATTACTACAAGAATTAAAGGAGACTGCTTGTAAAACATTTAGCATGGTATTTGGCATATAAGAGAGTTCTGTATGGGTTAGCTCTTACTACTGAGTAATTATATATGCCAAACACTGTTATATACATTGAGGAGCATTTGTTAAGGAAGATGTGGGGTACCATCCAGTGTTTATGTTAATACCTTACATGGTTGTATTAGttagatttataattttgtatttatgtaattTGTCATCTATATTAtactcttatgttttcttcctggTCTCTATCTTTGGCTTGTTCCTCAAAATGTTTATAACTCTTCATTATGACCAATATTATACTAACATTTACTAACTGAAAAAGGCTGTGTAGTGATTAGATTGTAGATTATCTACAATAATCTACATGATTATGATTAGAATGTagattattatttataatgataatTGTAAATCTTGGCAGATGGAAATATTTATGACTTTCCCTTTAGCAGGCTTGGAGTGTAAAATTACTTTTGCATTTGCctaagaaaactattttattaagaaacgCTTCCTGGAAAAACAAAGTAGTTCCTAAAGCTGAGTAGATAGAATTTCAGATCATTCTACATACTAGcacttttcaaactttaatgCACATATGAGTCTCCTGGAGATTTGTTAAAACACTGATTCGCATTCAGTTCTGAGGAagcctgaaattctgcatttctaacaaattcgcAGCTGATTCTGCACTACTGGCAGAGCCCAGACTTTAAGTAGCAAGGCTATACatgccatttccctcccttccctattCCAGAAGCAAGTTATTAGTAGTAACTGTGTTTTATGTACAATAGCAGAAACAAAACTTTTTCCTTGAACTGTGCCAAACACCCAAATCTGCACAACAGAGTGGAGTCAATTATGACAGTTAAGTGAATATTTCTATTACCTCCACAGAGTGTTCTTTGTTATTGGCATGCAGCAGGAAGTCTTTGTCTTTTGTAGGACTCAGATTTACCAATAACGTATGGCCATCATCAGCATCAccttgcaattaaaaaaatatgtaaattaaaaataataaattaatttaaaaatctaaattataaAGCTAAGAATTGAACAAGTAAGTTCAATTTAATGAAATGAATTTAACACCTAGGAAAAGAATCCAAGATGTGATGTAAAATAATTGCTTCATTAACCAACATGTCTTATAGAAGTATTTGTACCCAAATGAAACTAAAAAGTCACCGGATAATTTGGGGGTAATGTTAAGCTCCTAAAGAGTCATTGGACAATTTGGGGGTATTTTTAAGctccttagttttcttatttggtTTCTAATTGTAGAATTATGACTCTATTGGTTATTTGTCTGGGTGTCAGCTTCCCTGTCTCCATGTAAAGCCACTGATAGTTTTCCTTCAATATCCCAACTACTTTCCTTGTGTAATAGAACATTTCCCAGTCTGTTTTCTTGTAACTAAGTGTAGAAATGTGACTAAGTTTTGACCAATGTGAGGTGAATGGTAGTGTCACATGCAACTTCAAGGTTTTGTCCTTAAAGGGAAAGATAATTCATGCATCTGTCTTCCACTGTCCTGCTGATTGGGCATTGCTGAGGTAGCAAGTAATCTTGAACCATGTAGATGTTggcagagtgacagagagaaggaTCCTGGTCCCCGGACAACTTGTTGAGCAGCACTGCCATTCTCGTCCTGGCTAAGATAGAAATGAAGTTTTATGTAGCTTAAACCACTATTATCCTggatcttttttaaatgtaaaccttCATCCTAGTTATTAAACTGCAAATGGATGGGATGGAATAAATCCTCTAAGAATCTAAGATTTAACCATGAATGTGGGCTGGAGAGAGCCTTCTGAGACTGCCTTCCTTTTTTATGGAGCATTTTTGGATTTGTCCTTGCCCCAAATTCAAGAATTCAAGTACTACAGCTACCTAGTCTTCCAAATTACCTGTTTCACGTGAGGGAGGTTGGAAATCATAATAACGGAATAACACCTTATCTGAAAGAGAATGCATAAAATCCCTTCAGTAAGATACAATTTTATCAAAATGTTTCAGTTTTAACAAATACATAACGTCAGACAATATCCTCTTTTATTATACATCAATTAAAgaaattttgtgattttaagGAAGGTCTCAAAAATGTATGAATATGCTCTGATGAATTCTCTAACAcagttattattaaaatatttaacaaattgtCCATAACACTGGTATATTCTCTTATTTGAGATTGTACTTTGGTGATATTGATAGGACTGGAAAGACATAGCAGGTAATTAGCAGTAGCAAATATATGTGGTctgttcatccattttttttaagtttatttattttgagagagagagagcacaagttggggaggggcagaaagagagagagagagagagaaagagagagagagaaccccaagctgacctgtgctgtcagtgtagagcctgacatggggctcaatcccatgatcatgacctgagccaaaaccaagagttggatgcttaactgactgagccacccaggaatccctctTCCATCTTTCACAACAGATACCGCTTCTCAATATCAGCATCCTTTCCTATTAAATCCTCACTAAGCTTCTGAATTCTCTTCAACTTAGTGATATTTAGGCATGTCCACCAATGTATTGGAGTTAGCACACAGTATGAAATCTATGTGTCATGTCTGAAGTAATACATTATTCATGGcttggtaaatttattttttactttactaGTCATAATTATATCGTTATAGACAAAAGGAAATATTCTACCTTTCTCTTGGTCTTTTCCCAAGTCTTCTACATAGATCTCATAACTTCCATCCTCAAAAACGAAAGTAATAGATTGATCATTGTATGTGCTCAGGGAAGCAGAATATTCTGTAACAAGTGAAAAGCTTgccattaaaaattcaaaatatcttGTTCCCATGAACAAtcctcagcaattaaaaaaaaaccactttgtttaaggtttttgtttttgtttttccaatttgaGCTGTACTTTGTCCACCATTGTTGGATAAATAAAAGCCTTTGGTGCAAGCTTAACATAGCTCAAAGGCGGAGGTATGTCACTTGAATGGGATTAAAGATGCTGGTCTCCTTCATGAAGACTATAGGAGGTCATGCTAGTGTCCTTATGGGAGGATTTGATGGAGAGAAGTAAGCTGGAAAAGTGACAGACTTTGCCAGCTTCCTTGTTTCTTATGGTCAAGGGGACTGTGGACAAGAAGGgactgtattttgagagacatggTTAAATGAATACCCATCTGTAAAGTGTGGAGACCCATTCTGTCTTCTGGCTAAATAACAGAGacatttacagcagcactctcaacttTTAAAACAATGTCCCAGCACACatagaaaatgataatatttctATGGCACGCTGGGGTAAACTGGTGTAGAATTAGGACCTATGTTGgtccttgaagaaaaaaaatctttacattttctttatattatagaattgtgctaagagaaataatatacaaaatagaaGAATGTTAAATATTGAATGTGTATATGAATTTctgaagtaaaattatttaaaagtctttatttaaattttagttagttaacacacaatgcaatattgggttcaggagtagaattcagtgattcatcacttacatacaatacccaatgcTCTTCACAACAATTGCCCTCCGTagtacccatcactcatctagaccatttcacacccacctctctccatcaacccacagtttgttgtCTATTattaagagtttcttgtggtttgtttccctttcttctcttaccccctatgttcatctgttttatttcttaaattccacatatgagtaaagtcatatggtttttgtctttcttttattgacttattttgcttagcataaattCTTAATGAGAAACCTCAGTATGTTTCTGGAAACTTAAGATATTTATATCAGGAGTTATGCTTGAAATGGCAATATGCCATTCCTGGTCAAGTTTTCTTAATGATCTCCTCATTTCTTGATAATTACCATCAACTTGGGGTTTACTTGCACAAGTAGGTGATACAATCTAAAACCAATTTAacaactatttaaaatgtttatgagctgaaattatattttaaaaatataatagttcttcattttctttcattgtcGAAATGTTGAAATTTGGGgaggaaatgtgtttttttttccctgaaggatTATGTATTTTCCCCAGGAGTAATGTATATGGGATTCCAACCCAGGACaagcatttcaaaataatgatGGAGGGCTAACTATAGAATGCACATATATTGTTAGAGCAGCTACACTATGACTAGTTTGGATACCACTAAATGGGTACAATGACAGCAAATGGACAGAAGTTTCTGTTACACAAGTAGGCATGGACTTGAAGCTGTTTCCTGAAGTGGCACTTGTCATGGTCCTGTGTCTTACCTCCCTCCTCACACCACACCATGCCCATCACCAGGCATACCTTGGATACTTGGAACATCAGTTGTTCCAAAGCATTTCTGGACCATAGGCACACCAAAGGCTAAGCCCTCCACAGGTCGTTCCAGCTGCTGATGACGGGCAGTGAATACTAGATGTTCTTTATACTTTCCAGCTGTAGGATAAGGGTGGAGTAGGAGTGGATTGTCAGTACCCACTCTGCCCAAACCCTTTACCCCCACTTTGAGGATTCTGAGTCAAAGCTGCTTGCTGACAGTGATGACTGACCCCAGGGCTTCAGCCACCCCACAGTCTGAAGGGATCAATATTTCCTGGCACACTTATACCACAGTAGGGTACACTCACTGGAGTCCAGATGGGAGAAAACTAGTGACCCATGgtctcaacacccaaaaaaaacaactgctattaacattttagtttaatacctttaaatgaaaaaaatgta
Proteins encoded in this region:
- the IL33 gene encoding interleukin-33 isoform X2; amino-acid sequence: MKTKMEYSTTKISPAKMNSSAESQQKAEEVCQMYFMQLRSGLIKKTACYFKKETTKRHSTRRAGKYKEHLVFTARHQQLERPVEGLAFGVPMVQKCFGTTDVPSIQEYSASLSTYNDQSITFVFEDGSYEIYVEDLGKDQEKDKVLFRYYDFQPPSRETGDADDGHTLLVNLSPTKDKDFLLHANNKEHSVELQKCEKPLPDQAFFRLHRKSSKCVSFECKNDPGVFIGVKDNHLALIKVEDQTEYFSTENIIFKLS
- the IL33 gene encoding interleukin-33 isoform X1; protein product: MKTKMEYSTTKISPAKMNSSAGKALVKSPKLGKSQQKAEEVCQMYFMQLRSGLIKKTACYFKKETTKRHSTRRAGKYKEHLVFTARHQQLERPVEGLAFGVPMVQKCFGTTDVPSIQEYSASLSTYNDQSITFVFEDGSYEIYVEDLGKDQEKDKVLFRYYDFQPPSRETGDADDGHTLLVNLSPTKDKDFLLHANNKEHSVELQKCEKPLPDQAFFRLHRKSSKCVSFECKNDPGVFIGVKDNHLALIKVEDQTEYFSTENIIFKLS